Part of the Paenibacillus guangzhouensis genome is shown below.
TTCGATGGCTATGTAAAATTCATATCATTTTGTGAACGATTTTGACCCCTTTTTGGCAGCTAGTTGATGAATAGGCCAACGGAAAAAAGGAAAGATTAATTCCAGTTCTTCCATGAAAACGAAGAAGAAGCACTTTGATGGTATCGTTGTGAGTTCTTTGGATGAGATCCAGGAAATAAGATGGTAAAATAGAAGGTATGAACGAATTGAAGGAAGATGAGATGATGATGGGCATTCGTGTGATCGTTGCGGCAGTGATTGCAGCAGCCCTTTTATTTACGGGAGTTGGCAATTATTTCTACAATTTCGCTATACGTCGCAGTAAGAAGGAATTCCTGGAGAAGAATACAGATTTAGCGGATCTTCCGGGCAAACCGTGGAAGGACCGTTCGGAATGGATGGAGGCACAGTCTTACGAGACGCTTCATATGACATCGAAAGATGGCATTCAGTTGACAGGTTATTACCTGGCCGCGCCGGAGCCGACGAACAATCTCGTGATTCTGGTTCACGGCTACACAGGCAAAGGCAAGGATATGGCATGCTTCGCTGAACTCTACCGCGAACAGTTCGGATACCATGTACTCATGCCGGATCTGAGAGGCCATGGCGAGAGCGGCGGGAATTACATCGGGTTTGGCTGGCATGACCGGCGTGACGTCCTGCGATGGATTGATCTGATGCTGGAGCGGCATGGCTCGCAGGTGAAAATCGTGCTGCACGGCGTCTCGATGGGAGGCGGAACCGTGCTGATGACGAGCGGTGAATCGTTGCCTGATCAGGTAAAATGCATCGTATCTGATTGTGCCTACAGCTCCGTTAAAGATATTCTTTCCTATCAACTGAAGCAAATGTTCAAGCTGCCTGCGTTCCCGTTGATCCATGTAACCAGCCTAATCTGTAAGCTGAGAGCGAACTATTTCTTCGGTGAAGCGTCCGCGATAGACCAAGTGAAGAAGACAAAGAAGCCTGTCCTATTCATTCATGGGGGGAAAGACGACTTCGTCCCGACCTTCATGATCTACCCGCTCTATGCGGCATGCAACAGCGAGAAACGGATGTTCCTGGTGCCTGATGCGGGACATGGGAATGCGTATTGGACGGATGTGGAAGGTTATACGGAGCAGGTACAGGCATTTGTTCGCAAGTATGTGCAACTTCAAGGCCCGATGAACGCTTAGTCTAGTCTATTGCCAGCTCTCCATCGGTCGACAATAAAATAGAACCGTTACCAATCTCGTGAAAACAGTTGGTGGCGGTTCTATTTGCTATATATCGGTTAAGGTAGACGCTGCCTAGATTAATAGACTCGTCGGGAACGCCGCCGTTTCTTCCTCTTGGTGCGTGCTTTGAAACGTCGCGCCTTCTTGCGAATCAAGCGAGCCCCCGTGCGCGAAGAGCGGCGTTTGGGGTGGACAGTGGCGTGGGTTAGGATACTATTCTGTTCCGGTAGAGGATCTGGCAGGAGCTCGGGCACTGGCTCGGACGTTGGATCCGGCTCTGGTGGCGGCATATGGAATGTGGGAGGATCAGGCAATTGTCCATAGTGGATAAGGTGTAGACCGTAGGCACGAATAACGGTTCCGATATCTCGGTGCGTGAGGTGAGCGAGTTCCGCTTCACGCTCGCCAATCATGGTGCTGTGCTTCTGCAAATCTTCATCAACGTAGCCTGGGTGGCACATGATCTCCGTCGTTCCATCTTGAATCCACTGTATATGACGGATAAGGCGCATGACGCTATCCGGTTCGTGAAATTTGTCGCGGATGAGTGTGTCTGTCGTTTTGACCGGTACCGGCGGTGTGACCCGCTCATGTCTCAAATCGAACCGAACGGGAACCAGTTCACGAAATGCCAGCTTAGCAATCGCATGGTAGACGGGAAGGAAATCCATATGGATGTGCATATGCGAATCAATATGTGTAGGACTGAGGCCCTTACGCTGCATGAGCTCCCACTGGGCATGAAGCTCTCGTTCCACGTCTTCTTCATGCCATTGGTGACTCTGATTGTGGAAAGAACCATATATATTCACAAGTGAGGGAATTCGAAATGGCGGAGAGATCGGCTTGCCATCCGATAGGTTGAAATGGAGGCCTACACCGAGCCGGGGGTTACGTTTGGCCAGCGCGACGGCATCCTTCAATCCGGGTTTGTTCACGATGAGGGATGTACTTGTGACAATACCGGCCTGATGGGCATCGATTATTCCGCGGTTTACGCCTTGTGAAAGTCCAAAATCGTCTGCGTTAATAATGACATATTTGGTCATGAATAAGCCTCCCATTAGCAGACTTTTTATGGAAATAAAATCCTGTAAAATAAAGGGTTATCTCTCTGTTGTTAGAATATTTATTAATACATGAAATTGTGCATCTATCCGGTAAAGGAGACGAAAGATTTGCGTGATTATCATTACTACAAAAAAGCTTGTGCGGGATTGCCGATGCCATTTGCTTTCGTGGATCTCGATTTATTACAGGAAAATATACAGCGCATCCTCGTGCGGTCCAATGGCAAGAACATTCGAGTTGCGAGCAAATCGATCCGTTCTGTCGATGTGCTCCGGCGCATTTTCGCTGCGAATGTGCAGTTCCAAGGCGTGATGTGCTTCACGGTGCCCGAAGCCATCTATCTTGCGCAGCAAGGCTTCACCGACTTGCTGCTGGGTTATCCTGCGGCGGACCCGCGCCTGCTGGAGTCCGTCGCCATGCATCAGCGTGAAGGGCGCAGCATCACGCTGATGGTCGACTGCGAGGCGCATGTCGAGCAGGCGGAAGCGGCAGCAGCGAAGTACGGCGTACGGCTGCCGCTCTGCGTGGACATCGATATGTCGATCGATGTCCCGGGGCTGCACTTCGGCGTATGGCGCTCGCCAATACGCCGGGCGATTGATGCGCTCAGCCTCGCCCAGCGCATCGCAGGCTCGAAGCACGTCGTGCTCGACGGGCTTATGGGCTACGAAGCGCAGGTGGCTGGCGTGGGCGACCACGTGCCGGGCCAAGCGCTCAAGAACGCGATCGTGCGGCGGCTGAAGCGCCGCTCGATCCGCGAAGCTGCTGCCCGGCGGGCGGAGCTGGTCTCGGCGATCGAACGCCTCGATCTCCCGCCGCTGCGGTTCGTCAATGCAGGCGGCACAGGCAGCCTGCATACGAGCAGCATGGAGCCGGCCGTCACCGAAGTCACGGCTGGCTCCGGGTTCTATGCGCCCGGTCTGTTCGATCACTACCGGGACTTCACCCTCTTCCCCGCCGCAGGGTTCGCGATCGAGATCGTACGCCAGCCGCGTGACGATCTCTACACCTGCTTGGGCGGCGGGTACACCGCTTCGGGCGCGGCAGGCAGCGATAAGCTGCCGCGGCCGTATTTGCCGCAAGGCGCGAGGCTCCTTGCGATGGAAGGCGCCGGTGAAGTCCAGACGCCGATCCGGTACAACGGACCGGAGGAGCTGGAGATCGGCGACCCGATCTTCATGCGCCACAGCAAGGCAGGTGAACTCTGCGAACGATTTACGCAGCTCTACTATATTTCAAACGGCAGTATTGTTGGCGAAGCCACGACATATCGGGGGGACGGTCAATGTTTTCTGTAGATTTGAAGACGCGTAATACAAGGGTATGGCGGAACTGGTCAGGTCTCGTGCGCAGTGTGCCGCAGAGTATCGTATCTCCGTCAAGCGTGGAAGAAGTGGTCGCTGTCGTTAGAGCATGCGCGGCGGAAGGCAGGAAGGTGCGCGTCGTTGGCTCAGGGCATTCGTTCACGAAGCTGGTTCAGACCGATGACGTGCTGGTCTCGCTAGATCGGATGCAAGGCGTCATCGCCGTAGATCAGGCTCGGGGCATTGCCGAGGTCTGGGGCGGCACGAAGCTGGATCGTCTCGGTGAAGAGCTGCATGCCCATGGGGTCGCACAGGAGAATCTTGGCGATATTAATGCCCAATCCATTGCGGGAGCGATTAGTACGGGTACGCATGGGACGGGAGAGCGACTAGGAAGCATAGCGACCCAAGCGGTTAGTATAACCGTCGTGACAGCGGCGGGGGAGATTCTTGAGTGTACACCGGAGCAGCACGAGGAGTTGTTTCGTGCGATGCAGGTGTCGCTCGGGATGTTCGGCATCATTGTGAAGCTGAAGCTGCGCGTTATTCCATCGTATGCGCTTCGTTATCGGAGCAGCAAAATGTCTTTCTCGGCCTGCTTGAACCAGCTGGATCAGTTCAAACGCGAGAATCGCCATTTCGAGTTCTACTGGTTCCCGTATACGGATGTGGCCCAAGTGAAGCTGACGAACATGACGGACGAAGTTCCCGGAACGCCAAGCCGGTGGAGCTATTGGAAAGTAATGCTGATGGAGAATGCGTTGTTTTGGGTTCTATCCGAATGCTGCCGCTTCATTCCCCGCCTATGTAAGCCGATAAGTCGATTATCTGCTGCGGGGGTACCGAATGTGCAGGAAGTGGGTTACAGCCACCGTATTTTCGCGACGCCAAGGCTTGTGCGATTCAATGAAATGGAATATAGCATCCCTGCGGATCGCATGAAGCTGGTACTAGAGGAAATACGCGATGCTGTAGATCAGCACCGATATGCTGTTCATTTTCCGATCGAATGCCGATATGTACGAGGAGATGATTTGTGGCTAAGTCCGGCGAACGGTCGTGACTCCGCATATATTGCAGTACATATGTACCGAGGGATGGCGTATACAGCCTATTTTGCAAAAGTTGAGGAGATTTGCAGACGGCATGGCGGAAGACCGCACTGGGGCAAGATGCATACGATGCAGGCGGAGCAGTTCCGTGCCGTGTATCCGAAGTGGGAAGCCTTCATGGCATTGCGTGCGCAGCTTGATCCCGAAGGCATGTTCTTGAATCCTTATTTGGCGGAGATGATTGCGCAGCAAGATCGCGTGAAGGAAGCGGCGGCATTGTCTTAGGGTGATGGCATACAAAAGCCCCGAATCCGTCATGGATTCGGGGCTTTGCGAAGAAATTAGTCAAGCACAGCTGTAATATGTTCTTTGGTTACGGACCAGTGCGAGGTCGTCCAATATTTTTCTTTGTTTTTGATGAAAATAACTTGAGGGGATTCGTGCTTCACCCCTAAGTCTTCGGCGATTTGATTCGATACCGGACGGCTCTCGATCACTTTGACAAGGGTATAGTCCACGTCTTGGTTCGGCTGGCCTGCGATATATTCGTCGAACTCCCGCAGCGCATTCGCGCTTACTGGACAGGTGGTGCTGTGCTTAATAATGAGCTGACCGCGCTCGGCGGAGCGTTGCAATACATCATTCCATTCGCTCTCTGTCGTGATTTCTTTCCAGTTCATAGGGACACATCCTCTCAGGGTTTTAAATCATGTAACTGATTCTATCACAGGTTTGCCTCGATCATCAAATGCACATTTACTTGATGCGATGAAGCCGAGTTTTCCATGTAAATATCTATATCTTTACCCGCAAATGCTATAAGATATTTAATAACAATTTATTCAAGGGGGATGGCGATGCGCGCGTTAAAAGCAATGAACCCAGCTACAGGTGAGGAAGGAGAAATAATACAGACGATTGAGCCTTATCAAGTGGAAGAAGTTATGGAGGCGGCTTGGGATGCTTTTGAGGACTGGAGCAGCAAATCGGTCCAAGAACGCGTGTCCATCTTGCGTACCCTCCGCATTTATATATCCGATCATGCCGATGAGATTGCACAGTCAGTGTCTTGGAGCACGGGCAAACCGAAGCTCGAAGCGCTGACGAATGAAGTGCTTGTCCTCCTGGATTGGATTCATCATACGGAACGAACAGCGGTTAAGGAGCTGAAGACCCGCAAGGTCAAGACGCCGATCACGTTGATTGGCAAACGATCCTATATTGCGTATGAGCCGCGAGGGGTCGTGCTCGTGATTTCCCCATGGAACTATCCGTTCTATCTTGCGATGGTGCCTGTCCTCAGTGCACTGATGGCTGGAAACGCGGTCATCATTAAGCCTTCGGAAGTGACGCCGGCGATCGGCCAACTGATGGAGCGGATTTTCACGGCGATCGGCTTCCCTAAGGGGCTTATTCAAGTGGTTCAAGGCGACGGCGCGATCGGTGCGGCGCTGGTGGCAGCGAGTCCGAACTATGTCTTCTTCACGGGCTCGGTTGCGACAGGCAAGAAGATTCAAGTCGAAGCGGCCAAACGGCTCATTCCGACGACACTGGAGCTCGGCGGCAAAGATCCGATGATTGTCTTCGAAGATGCCCATCTGGAGCGTACGGTACGCGGTGCCGTATGGGGATCGCTTGCGAATAGCGGACAGGTCTGCATGTCCATTGAGCGGATTTATGTCGAACGGCCCATCTATGATAAGTTCATCGCGCGGCTCAAACGGGAGCTCGAATCCTTGAAGCAAAACGAGCGCGAAGATACGGACCTTGGATCCATGACGTTTGCGAAGCAGATCGACATTGTGCGCGGGCAGATTGATGATGCGCTCGAGCAAGGGGCTGTGGTTGAATTCGGCGAACGACCTGTCGAATGGAAGATGAAGAAGTCGATGCATCTTCGTCCCATCGTGCTTACGCATGTCCGTCATAGTATGCGCGTGATGCAGGAGGAGACATTCGGCCCTGTACTCTGTATTATGCCCTTCGATACGGAAGAGGAAGTCATTGAGCTTGCGAACAGTACGACCTATGGGCTGAACGCAAGTGTCTGGACGAACAATCTGGAGCGGGGAAAGCGTGTTGCCAAAGCGCTTCATTCGGGTGCGGTCTGCATCAACGATGTCAATGTCAGCGTAGCCAATCCCAATTTACCATTTGGCGGCGTCAAAGATAGCGGTATTGGACGCTCGCACGGCTCGCTGGGACTCCAAATGTTCTGTCATGAAAAGTCGATCATCGAGGATCCAGGCCGGAATAAGGGAGAGCTGCATTGGTATCCCTATGTGG
Proteins encoded:
- a CDS encoding alpha/beta hydrolase gives rise to the protein MNELKEDEMMMGIRVIVAAVIAAALLFTGVGNYFYNFAIRRSKKEFLEKNTDLADLPGKPWKDRSEWMEAQSYETLHMTSKDGIQLTGYYLAAPEPTNNLVILVHGYTGKGKDMACFAELYREQFGYHVLMPDLRGHGESGGNYIGFGWHDRRDVLRWIDLMLERHGSQVKIVLHGVSMGGGTVLMTSGESLPDQVKCIVSDCAYSSVKDILSYQLKQMFKLPAFPLIHVTSLICKLRANYFFGEASAIDQVKKTKKPVLFIHGGKDDFVPTFMIYPLYAACNSEKRMFLVPDAGHGNAYWTDVEGYTEQVQAFVRKYVQLQGPMNA
- a CDS encoding carbohydrate deacetylase, which gives rise to MTKYVIINADDFGLSQGVNRGIIDAHQAGIVTSTSLIVNKPGLKDAVALAKRNPRLGVGLHFNLSDGKPISPPFRIPSLVNIYGSFHNQSHQWHEEDVERELHAQWELMQRKGLSPTHIDSHMHIHMDFLPVYHAIAKLAFRELVPVRFDLRHERVTPPVPVKTTDTLIRDKFHEPDSVMRLIRHIQWIQDGTTEIMCHPGYVDEDLQKHSTMIGEREAELAHLTHRDIGTVIRAYGLHLIHYGQLPDPPTFHMPPPEPDPTSEPVPELLPDPLPEQNSILTHATVHPKRRSSRTGARLIRKKARRFKARTKRKKRRRSRRVY
- a CDS encoding amino acid deaminase/aldolase, translating into MPFAFVDLDLLQENIQRILVRSNGKNIRVASKSIRSVDVLRRIFAANVQFQGVMCFTVPEAIYLAQQGFTDLLLGYPAADPRLLESVAMHQREGRSITLMVDCEAHVEQAEAAAAKYGVRLPLCVDIDMSIDVPGLHFGVWRSPIRRAIDALSLAQRIAGSKHVVLDGLMGYEAQVAGVGDHVPGQALKNAIVRRLKRRSIREAAARRAELVSAIERLDLPPLRFVNAGGTGSLHTSSMEPAVTEVTAGSGFYAPGLFDHYRDFTLFPAAGFAIEIVRQPRDDLYTCLGGGYTASGAAGSDKLPRPYLPQGARLLAMEGAGEVQTPIRYNGPEELEIGDPIFMRHSKAGELCERFTQLYYISNGSIVGEATTYRGDGQCFL
- a CDS encoding D-arabinono-1,4-lactone oxidase; the encoded protein is MFSVDLKTRNTRVWRNWSGLVRSVPQSIVSPSSVEEVVAVVRACAAEGRKVRVVGSGHSFTKLVQTDDVLVSLDRMQGVIAVDQARGIAEVWGGTKLDRLGEELHAHGVAQENLGDINAQSIAGAISTGTHGTGERLGSIATQAVSITVVTAAGEILECTPEQHEELFRAMQVSLGMFGIIVKLKLRVIPSYALRYRSSKMSFSACLNQLDQFKRENRHFEFYWFPYTDVAQVKLTNMTDEVPGTPSRWSYWKVMLMENALFWVLSECCRFIPRLCKPISRLSAAGVPNVQEVGYSHRIFATPRLVRFNEMEYSIPADRMKLVLEEIRDAVDQHRYAVHFPIECRYVRGDDLWLSPANGRDSAYIAVHMYRGMAYTAYFAKVEEICRRHGGRPHWGKMHTMQAEQFRAVYPKWEAFMALRAQLDPEGMFLNPYLAEMIAQQDRVKEAAALS
- the ytxJ gene encoding bacillithiol system redox-active protein YtxJ, with protein sequence MNWKEITTESEWNDVLQRSAERGQLIIKHSTTCPVSANALREFDEYIAGQPNQDVDYTLVKVIESRPVSNQIAEDLGVKHESPQVIFIKNKEKYWTTSHWSVTKEHITAVLD
- a CDS encoding aldehyde dehydrogenase family protein, with the protein product MRALKAMNPATGEEGEIIQTIEPYQVEEVMEAAWDAFEDWSSKSVQERVSILRTLRIYISDHADEIAQSVSWSTGKPKLEALTNEVLVLLDWIHHTERTAVKELKTRKVKTPITLIGKRSYIAYEPRGVVLVISPWNYPFYLAMVPVLSALMAGNAVIIKPSEVTPAIGQLMERIFTAIGFPKGLIQVVQGDGAIGAALVAASPNYVFFTGSVATGKKIQVEAAKRLIPTTLELGGKDPMIVFEDAHLERTVRGAVWGSLANSGQVCMSIERIYVERPIYDKFIARLKRELESLKQNEREDTDLGSMTFAKQIDIVRGQIDDALEQGAVVEFGERPVEWKMKKSMHLRPIVLTHVRHSMRVMQEETFGPVLCIMPFDTEEEVIELANSTTYGLNASVWTNNLERGKRVAKALHSGAVCINDVNVSVANPNLPFGGVKDSGIGRSHGSLGLQMFCHEKSIIEDPGRNKGELHWYPYVGKYPLFLRLIQGLYGRNRNYVQFIRAFLSLAKKSR